One window from the genome of Oryza glaberrima chromosome 3, OglaRS2, whole genome shotgun sequence encodes:
- the LOC127768139 gene encoding uncharacterized protein LOC127768139, translated as MRSMPFQLKNGHHHHGAMEGKPPVTPMQQQQQHAPPPRVSRFRRLLVRVSASERLAGDGKERGEKEAEKVSASAAGGEVEAGSVGLDRMVLSFMEDSAAVERPQRGRCNCFNGSNYEESDDEEGFFLPSDHSSASAPAAAGDALESLKGLVQSASVAERNLLADASRIAERCCKGSKGKAECRRAVADGLRALGYDAAVCRSRWEKTSSYPAGEHEYIDAVVGEEVRLIVEVDFRSEFEVARSTKAYRAALQALPPLFVGTPDRLGQIVAVVAEAARQSLKKKGLHFPPWRKPEYMRAKWLSPHVRSGDKAAAAAKTVTSTTSATATPVSAASFSGAFELLFDRKQSGEIPAAEKITVVVSPSPWRPTEEASKKKPPPSPSPPQLWQQHQQPPKAKVVTGLAAVL; from the exons ATGCGATCGATGCCGTTCCAGCTCAAGaacggtcaccaccaccacggcgccaTGGAGGGGAAGCCGCCGGTGACgccgatgcagcagcagcagcagcatgcgccgccgccgagggtgTCGAGGTTTCGGAGGTTGCTGGTGAGGGTGTCTGCGTCGGAGAGGCTCGCCGGGGATGGGAAGGAGAGGGGGGAGAAGGAGGCGGAGAaggtctccgcctccgccgccggcggtgaggtGGAGGCCGGGTCGGTGGGGCTCGACCGCATGGTGCTCAGCTTCATGGAGGATTCCGCGGCCGTCGAGCGGCCGCAGCGCGGGCGCTGCAACTGCTTCAACGGCAGCAACTACGAGGAGAGTGACGACGAGGAGggcttcttcctcccctccgaccactcctccgcctccgcccccgccgccgccggcgacgccttgGAGTCTCTCAAG GGTTTGGTGCAGAGCGCGAGCGTCGCGGAGCGGAATCTTCTCGCGGACGCGTCGAGGATCGCGGAGAGGTGCTGCAAGGGATCCAAGGGCAAGGCGGAGTGCCGCCGCGCGGTGGCCGACGGCCTCCGCGCACTCGGCTACGACGCCGCCGTCTGCCGCTCGCGATGGGAGAAGACCTCCTCGTACCCCGCAG GTGAGCATGAGTACATCGACGCGGTGGTCGGCGAGGAGGTGAGGCTCATTGTGGAGGTGGACTTCCGGTCGGAGTTCGAGGTGGCGCGGTCGACCAAGGCGTACCGGGCGGCGCTGcaggcgctgccgccgctgttCGTGGGGACACCGGACCGCCTCGGGCAGATCGTGGCCgtcgtggcggaggcggcgcggcagagCCTGAAGAAGAAGGGCCTGCACTTCCCTCCATGGCGCAAGCCGGAGTACATGCGCGCCAAGTGGCTGTCCCCGCACGTCCGCTCCGGcgacaaggccgccgccgccgctaaaACCGTGACGTCCActacgtcggcgacggcgacgccggtcTCGGCGGCGAGCTTCTCCGGCGCGTTCGAGCTCCTGTTCGATAGGAAACAGAGCGGGGAGATCCCCGCCGCGGAGAAGATCACGGTGGtggtgtcgccgtcgccgtggcgcccgacggaggaggcgagcaaaaagaagccgccgccgtcgccatcgccgccgcagctgtggcagcagcatcagcagcctCCCAAAGCGAAGGTCGTCAcggggctcgccgccgtcctctga